In Bythopirellula goksoeyrii, a single window of DNA contains:
- a CDS encoding ABC transporter ATP-binding protein, which yields MDVIATTGLSLNYGNRMGIASVDLQVAQGEIFGFLGPNGAGKTTTIRILLGFLKSTQGSARIFDQNCWTHSAEIKRSVGYLPGDLRLYPWFTGKKALSIASSIRGKNLSSFGKDLLERFQLDGNIPVRKMSRGMRQKLGIVLALVHEPKLIILDEPTSALDPLMCDELYRCLRESVSSGATVFFSSHTLSEVELLCSRVAIVRSGRIIADETMDALRKRVHRSVVLRFQEAEQAEQAELPSFLLLEQRNGKVCQCVLTGTTPQLIAWATHQPLEDLSVSPPSLESLFRRFYEPQEIGK from the coding sequence ATGGATGTCATTGCAACAACTGGACTCTCGTTAAACTATGGCAATCGCATGGGGATCGCTTCGGTCGATCTCCAAGTGGCTCAAGGAGAAATCTTCGGCTTTCTGGGGCCAAATGGTGCCGGCAAGACGACCACAATTCGAATTCTGTTGGGGTTTTTAAAATCAACGCAAGGTTCTGCTCGGATATTCGACCAGAATTGTTGGACTCACAGCGCCGAGATCAAACGAAGTGTGGGCTATTTACCAGGTGACCTCCGCCTCTATCCCTGGTTCACTGGCAAGAAGGCTCTTAGTATTGCTAGTTCTATTCGCGGCAAAAACCTTTCTAGCTTTGGCAAGGACCTTCTTGAGCGGTTCCAATTGGACGGCAACATACCCGTTCGAAAAATGTCGCGCGGAATGAGGCAAAAACTGGGGATTGTCCTAGCACTCGTACACGAGCCGAAACTGATAATCCTCGACGAGCCGACTTCGGCGCTCGATCCTTTGATGTGTGACGAACTCTACCGCTGCCTGCGAGAATCCGTCTCAAGCGGTGCAACAGTCTTCTTTTCCAGTCATACACTTAGCGAAGTGGAACTCCTATGTAGTCGTGTCGCGATTGTTCGAAGTGGAAGAATCATTGCTGACGAAACCATGGACGCCCTGCGGAAGCGAGTGCATCGTTCTGTCGTGCTACGGTTTCAGGAAGCAGAACAAGCCGAACAAGCTGAGCTGCCAAGCTTTCTGTTGCTCGAGCAGCGCAACGGCAAGGTGTGCCAATGTGTGCTGACGGGTACAACGCCCCAATTGATTGCCTGGGCGACTCATCAACCACTGGAAGATTTGTCAGTGAGTCCCCCCAGTCTTGAGAGCTTGTTTCGCCGATTTTATGAGCCGCAGGAGATCGGCAAGTGA